The genomic interval TAAAATACCTATCATGTGATATAAGCAATACTGTTCCTTGAAATTCTAAAAGAGCCTGTTCTAATGTTTCTCTTGAATCTATATCTAAATGATTAGTAGGTTCGTCAAGTACTAAAAAATTTATATTATTAAACATCAACTTACATAGCTTCAATCTGCTTTTTTCCCCACCTGATAGATTTTTAACTTTTTTGAATACGCTTTCTCCATAAAACATAAATCTTGCTAAATATGCTCTAGCTTTTCCTTCAGTTATTACAATGTCTTCCATGAAACACTCCAATATAGTATGTTCATCATTATTAAATATAATATTTTGTGGTAAATATCCAATATTAACACCTGCGCCTAATTGGATTTTTCCATGATCTGCACTATACTCATTAATCAACATTTTAATTAAAGTAGATTTACCACTTCCATTTTTCCCAATCAGAGCAACTCTCTCCCCATATCTTACATACATATTTGCGTCATTAAATAGGATTTTTTTATCAAATTTCTTTACTAACCCCTCCATACAAACAACATCTTTTCCTGATCTATCATTACTATTAAATATAATTTTCATATTATCTCTTTCTAAAATAGGTTTATTAATTCTAGTGATTTTATCCAACCTCTTCTGAATACTTTCAGCTCTTTTAAAGAATTTTTCATTCTCACCTCTTCTCCCCCATTCTCTCAAGTCTTTTATTGATTTTTCCATTGCTTTAATTTTCTTTTGCTGTTCTTCAAATGCTTCTAGTTGCAAAAGTGTTCTTTTCCTCTTTTCCCTTATATAATCAGAATAATTTCCTTTATAGATTTGAGAATCCATATCTTCAATTTCTACTATCTTACTAACCACACTATCCAAAAAATATCTATCATGAGATACTATAACCACGACACCTTTATATTTTGAAAGGAATTCCTCTAACCATTCCATTGCTTCCATATCCAAATGATTAGATGGCTCATCGAGAAGTAAAATATCTGGATTTTGTAAGAGTATTTTTCCTAGAATCACCATACTTTTTTCCCCACCACTT from Haloimpatiens massiliensis carries:
- the abc-f gene encoding ribosomal protection-like ABC-F family protein — its product is MIELALSGVEKYYGATKIFNNITFEVKTGEKIGIIGRNGTGKTTILKIISGIEKQDKGEIMIKKGATLGYLDQIPKYPRRYTVLDVLKTAFERQEGILKSMRNFELQMSNLSGKELDIIIKKYGDLQQAFEHEGGYEMEENLSKVCTGLGITEGLKVQKFEVLSGGEKSMVILGKILLQNPDILLLDEPSNHLDMEAMEWLEEFLSKYKGVVVIVSHDRYFLDSVVSKIVEIEDMDSQIYKGNYSDYIREKRKRTLLQLEAFEEQQKKIKAMEKSIKDLREWGRRGENEKFFKRAESIQKRLDKITRINKPILERDNMKIIFNSNDRSGKDVVCMEGLVKKFDKKILFNDANMYVRYGERVALIGKNGSGKSTLIKMLINEYSADHGKIQLGAGVNIGYLPQNIIFNNDEHTILECFMEDIVITEGKARAYLARFMFYGESVFKKVKNLSGGEKSRLKLCKLMFNNINFLVLDEPTNHLDIDSRETLEQALLEFQGTVLLISHDRYFINTLSDRIVELKNKKLVNYGGNYEYYKQKRMKEKLLINKENNIEKGIIQQNSNKENKKVTYDKNKEKNIKYKLRQLEVKINTLENQIDKLNNNMAQYSYDFQKLNEICEQKAILENQVDILMEEWINLV